One Echeneis naucrates chromosome 1, fEcheNa1.1, whole genome shotgun sequence DNA segment encodes these proteins:
- the LOC115039794 gene encoding cubilin: protein MDAKKGSRQPRGVSTLEKSLIFLFVAMTGTCIGLVVVYFMEKDNSSTHNEGPESGCGGPRELLGESGTFTSWNYPSSYDNGKSCTWHITVDPDKVIHLWFEEFALEDTKLCSADFITVQDSLGTIGIYCGYSKPKPLVSLTNHLSIFFDTNDVKTDQGFKAHYKAVAPELTPEIAGAGGFLQGDQGDLMTPGFPEQNYLNDALYQWRITVPEGERVRLTFTSFDLVPEVCGDFVQVYDDNEANPSSIGKFCGQKIPKPVQSSGNTMVVRFKSDSSLNLKGFKATYTKFSLPPVVIPTTTKPPPTSPSISTTRSTTQTRPPPPTSSGTGGPVILNGRKGVIQSLGFPNPYPAHLNSSWKISVPRGFMAKLHITDMAITGETGLCKEDKLVISDKYSILGTLCGFILPPVMVSATDTISVTFQSDSRLTDRGFSAKWEAVYPEDISEIQGCGFSSKEETGVIKSHNWPMNYKANAECMWNIAVPLWKKITLTFTHFDIEAKDIISSKCYDNIMVYDINSLTNMLIQKHGPFCGTKLPRTIQSKGNRLVIRFHTDLFSEAKGFRAYWSTNTSLPAPTEPPTQPNPWDNITIDWPSTCGRPAILPAVMSRIVNGEPARAHSWPWQVSMQVWPASRPEPVFMHTCGGTLIHKNWVLTAAHCFINYADELQRWQMCLGKHNLTHTEPSQQCFNVSGIYRHEDFKYPTMPTVEFDIALVRLDGEVITSDEIAYACLPSEEEILAKGKMCYATGWGDETGDLMNPKVAEALNQVALPVIPYETCKKADYWWFQVKTSMICCGYTLPDELKSVCKGDSGGPLVCQDTPEGPWEVHGITSFGPIGCIMNKKPSVFTRSSAYLPWMKNVIQRDIYNQNTSGCGGPKELTGTGGTVSSMGYPGSYSNNARCKWNIRVPASKMVHLRFHKFSLEESQSCINDKVSLSDRTGSLGTYCSNLPPNDLVSDGNILHILFSSNDKVVDTGFTATWRAVAPTEAPCGGSFSSNQGEIMSPNWPDNYPAQSVCTWRVTIPSAKSIYVAFTHFKLQTVNVLGRCVDYVELFSGESMATLGQFCGLAPPPIVTVPGNMVVIRFLTNGANQQQGFKGFWTTDPSVISTSSPSTVNPPIAGTSSSPV, encoded by the exons ATGGATGCGAAGAAGGGTAGTCGTCAGCCCAGGGGTGTGAGTACCCTGGAAAAGAGTCTGATATTTCTCTTCGTGGCCATGACTGGCACCTGCATCGGCCTTGTGGTTGTCTACTTCATGGAAAAAGACAACTCGTCCACTCATAATGAAG GACCAGAGTCAGGTTGCGGTGGTCCTCGGGAGCTTTTGGGGGAGTCAGGCACCTTCACCAGCTGGAATTACCCCAGCAGCTATGACAATGGCAAGAGCTGCACCTGGCACATTACTGTGGACCCGGACAAG GTGATCCATCTGTGGTTTGAGGAATTTGCCTTAGAAGACACCAAGCTCTGCAGTGCTGACTTCATCACAGTACAAGACTCTCTGGGAACCATTg GTATATATTGTGGCTACTCAAAACCAAAGCCATTGGTGTCGCTGACGAACCATCTGAGCATCTTCTTCGACACTAACGACGTAAAGACTGACCAAGGATTCAAGGCTCACTACAAAGCTGTAGCTCCAGAGCTCACACCAG AAATAGCCGGAGCCGGTGGCTTTCTACAAGGTGACCAGGGGGATCTGATGACGCCTGGCTTCCCTGAGCAGAACTACCTGAATGACGCACTATACCAG TGGAGAATCACAGTGCCTGAAGGCGAGCGGGTCCGACTGACATTTACCTCCTTCGACCTGGTCCCTGAGGTCTGTGGAGACTTTGTTCAGGTCTATGATGACAACGAGGCCAACCCTTCTTCAATCG GTAAATTTTGCGGGCAGAAGATCCCAAAGCCAGTGCAGTCCAGTGGCAACACAATGGTGGTCCGTTTCAAATCTGACAGCTCTTTGAATTTAAAAGGATTCAAAGCCACGTACACAAAATTCAGTCTTCCACCTGTTGTTATTCCCACCACAACAAAGCCCCCGCCCACATCCCCATCTATATCCACAACCAGATCCACCACACAAACCCGTCCACCTCCTCCTACATCTTCTG GAACTGGTGGTCCGGTCATTCTCAATGGGCGCAAAGGAGTGATCCAGTCATTGGGTTTTCCAAATCCTTATCCCGCACATCTAAACAGTTCCTGGAAGATATCTGTGCCTCGAGGATTCATGGCGAAACTGCATATCACTGACATGGCCATTACAGGAGAGACCGGACTATGCAAAGAGGACAAACTGGTCATCTCAGATAAATACAGTATTCTAG GCACACTCTGTGGCTTCATCCTTCCCCCAGTGATGGTCAGTGCCACCGACACAATATCTGTCACCTTCCAGTCGGACAGCCGCCTCACAGATCGAGGCTTCTCTGCCAAGTGGGAGGCTGTGTATCCTGAGGATATCTCAG AAATCCAGGGCTGTGGCTTTTCATCCAAAGAGGAAACCGGTGTCATCAAATCCCACAACTGGCCTATGAACTACAAGGCCAATGCTGAGTGCATGTGGAACATTGCTGTGcctttgtggaaaaaaatcacactgacaTTCACCCACTTTGACATAGAAGCCAAAGATATCATATCATCCAAATGCTACGATAACATAATGGTTTATGACATCAACAGTTTGACAAACATGCTGATCCAAAAACATG GTCCTTTTTGTGGGACTAAGCTGCCTCGTACCATTCAGTCAAAGGGCAACAGGCTGGTGATCCGTTTCCATACAGACTTGTTTTCTGAGGCCAAAGGATTCAGGGCCTACTGGAGCACCAACACCAGTCTGCCTGCTCCCACTGAACCCCCTACACAGCCCAACCCCTGGGACAATATCACCATAG ACTGGCCCAGTACATGTGGCAGACCAGCCATTCTTCCTGCTGTTATGTCCCGCATTGTGAATGGAGAGCCGGCGAGGGCACACTCCTGGCCTTGGCAGGTGTCCATGCAG gtctGGCCTGCCAGTCGTCCAGAACCCGTGTTCATGCACACCTGTGGTGGTACTCTTATCCATAAGAACTGGGTCCTTACAGCAGCCCACTGCTTCATTAA TTATGCTGATGAGCTGCAGCGCTGGCAGATGTGTCTTGGCAAACACAATCTGACCCACACAGAACCAAGCCAACAGTGCTTTAATGTGTCTGGTATCTATCGCCATGAGGACTTCAAGTATCCCACAATGCCCACTGTGGAGTTTGACATTGCCCTGGTCAGACTGGATGGAGAGGTGATAACCAGTGATGAGATCGCTTATGCCTGCCTTCCCTCTGAGGAAGAAATCCTAGCAAAGGGCAAGATGTGCTACGCCACTGGCTGGGGAGATGAGACTG gTGATTTAATGAATCCTAAAGTTGCGGAGGCCCTTAACCAGGTCGCCCTACCTGTCATTCCATATGAGACCTGCAAGAAAGCGGATTACTGGTGGTTCCAGGTCAAGACCTCCATGATCTGTTGTGGTTATACTCTTCCTGATGAGCTCAAGTCTGTCTGCAAG GGAGATTCAGGTGGACCTTTAGTTTGCCAGGATACTCCAGAAGGCCCTTGGGAAGTTCATGGTATAACAAGTTTTGGACCTATTGGATGCATAATGAATAAGAAGCCCTCTGTATTCACCCGCTCCTCTGCCTACCTCCCATGGATGAAAAATGTCATCCAAAGAGACATCTACAACCAGAACA CATCCGGCTGTGGAGGGCCAAAGGAGCTTACAGGCACAGGTGGCACTGTGTCTTCTATGGGATATCCTGGCAGCTATAGTAACAATGCTCGCTGCAAGTGGAACATTCGAGTACCTGCAAGCAAGATGGTCCACCTCCGTTTCCACAAATTTTCCTTGGAGGAGAGTCAGTCATGCATAAATGACAAAGTGAGCCTCTCAGACAGAACAGGAAGTCTGg GCACCTACTGCAGCAATTTACCCCCTAATGACCTGGTGAGTGATGGAAATATACTTCACATCTTATTCTCCTCCAATGACAAAGTGGTGGACACTGGCTTTACCGCCACCTGGAGGGCAGTGGCTCCTACAGAGG CTCCTTGTGGTGGAAGCTTCAGCAGCAATCAGGGTGAAATCATGTCTCCTAACTGGCCTGATAATTACCCAGCCCAATCTGTGTGCACATGGCGTGTCACCATTCCTTCTGCAAAAAGCATCTATGTGGCCTTCACTCACTTTAAGCTGCAGACAGTAAACGTTCTTGGGAGGTGTGTGGACTATGTGGAGCTCTTCAGTGGGGAAAGCATGGCGACACTAG GTCAATTCTGTGGTCTTGCCCCTCCCCCTATTGTCACCGTTCCTGGCAACATGGTTGTCATTCGCTTCCTGACTAATGGGGCAAATCAGCAGCAGGGTTTTAAGGGTTTCTGGACCACTGATCCCAGTGTTATCTCAACTTCGTCTCCATCAACAGTAAACCCACCAATTGCTGGGACATCTTCAAGCCCTGTATGA